The DNA region GGACTCGGACCCCAAGTGGAAAGGGATGGACAGCCTGGTCTTCGTGCGGGAATCTGCCCGCTTGGCCAAGGAAAAAGGCTGGTCCGTCGGCAACCTGGACGCCACCCTGGTCTGCCAAAAGCCCAAAATGGCACCCTATCTGGCCGAAATGGCGGGGAAACTTTCCCAGGCCCTGGGAGTGGGTCCGGACCGGGTCAGCGTGAAGGCCAAGACCACCGAAGGGATGGGTTTTGAAGGACGGGAGGAAGGTCTCTCGGTCCAAGCGGTGGTGTTATTGAAGAAAGAGGGGAATTGAGGGATGTCCGAGACCGTCCGAGTGAGATTCGCGCCGAGCCCGACCGGGTCGCTCCACCTGGGGAACGTCCGCACGGCCCTTTATAACTGGCTTTATGCCCGCCATACCCAAGGGGTTTTCATCCTGCGGGTAGAGGATACGGACAAGGAGCGCTCTTCCGAGGCCCATTGTGAGGAGTTGATGGAGATCATGACCTGGCTGGGCCTCAAGTGGGACGAAGGCCCGAGGGTCGGGGGCCCTTACGCGCCCTACAAGCAGTCCGAGCGGACCTCCATTTATGAGGAACATCTCCAACGCCTGAAGGACAAGGGGATGGTCTATTCCTGCTATTGCACCGAGGAAGAGTTGGAATTGGAGCGGAAGCGCCAATTAGGCCGGGGCCATATGCCCAAATACGGGGGTAAGTGCAAGAAGCTGACCGCCGAGGAACGCAAGAAACTCGACGCCGAGGGGAAGCCCTCGGTCCTCCGCTTCATAGTGCCGCCGGGCGAGATCCTGGTCCAGGACGAGGTCCGGGGGGAAGTGCGGTTCCCGGACGACCAGATCGGGGATTTCGTGCTGACCCGCTCCGACAAGAGCCCCACCTACAATTTCACCGTGGTGGTGGACGACGCCTTGATGAAGGTCACCCATGTGGTCCGTGGGGAGGACCATCTCTCGAACACCCCCAAACAGATCCTCCTTTACCAAGCCCTCGGATACGTCCCGCCGAAGTTCGCCCATCTTTCCATCATCAAGGGGCCGGACGGCCAGAAACTCTCCAAACGCCACGGGGAGACCAGCGTGGAAAGTTATAAGGCCAAGGGTTACCGCCCGGATGCCTTCCTCAATTACCTGGCCCTGTTGGGATGGGCGCCCAAGAGCGGGGAGATCCTGACCTTGGACCAGATGGCGGCGGAATTCGACCTGACCCATGTGGGAAAGAGCGGGGCCATTTTCGACCAACAGAAACTCCACTGGATGGGACAGCAGTACTTGAACCATGTCCCCCTGGACGACCTCACCCGCAGTCTCCTCCCTTACCTGACCGATGCCCAATACATCACGCGTGACCAGGCCCGCACCAAATTCGATTGGTTGAAGGGTGTGGTGGACACCGTCCGGAAGGGACTGGGGTGCCTTTCGGATATCGTGAAAGAGACCTTCTTTTTCTTTTCCGATGAGTTGAGCTATAGCCATGAGCAGACCGAGGAGATGAAGGCCCAGAAGCCGTTGTTGGAGGCCTATCATCAGGCCTTTGCCGCCATCTCGGATTTCAACGGGGACAACTTCGGCAAGGCGGTCAAGGAAGTGGGGGCCAAGTCGGGCGTGAAGGGGAAGGCCCTTTACCATCCCCTGCGGCTGGCTTTGACCGGCCGAGAGGATGGGCCTGAATTGGTGAAGATCGGACCTTTGTTGGGTAAGGATGAGGTCTTAAAGAGGCTTCGTGTATGGACCGGCGAAAAGGTTGGGTGATTTATGGAAAACAATTCTTACTTCATTTTGGCGCTGATCGGATTTTGTTTACTTCTAAATCCCCGTTTTTTTACGTCCCCTAAAATCTTCTTTCGAAAGAGAGATGAAAATGATCCTGGAATTTATAAAAAATATGAGGAAATGACATTTGTAAATAATTTTTTGAGGGTCCTTGGTTTTGCCATGCTTTCCATCGTGGCCATTCATTTTTTATCCGGGGCGAGGTTTTAAATGTTCGAATACTTCAAATCCATCCTTGACCGGGACCCGGCCGCCCGGGTTTGGGAACTCCCCCTTTACCCAAGCGTTTACGCCTTGTTCCTTCACCGAGTCGCCCACGCCCTTTGGGCCGTTCGGATACCTTTTTTCCCGAGGCTCATCTCCCAGATCTCCCGGTTCTTGACCGGTATCGAGATCCATCCGGGGGCCCGGATCGGCAAGTGCTTCTTCATCGACCATGGGTTCGGGGTCGTGATCGGCGAGACGACCGAAATAGGGAATTATGTCACCCTTTTCCAGGG from bacterium includes:
- the gltX gene encoding glutamate--tRNA ligase; protein product: MSETVRVRFAPSPTGSLHLGNVRTALYNWLYARHTQGVFILRVEDTDKERSSEAHCEELMEIMTWLGLKWDEGPRVGGPYAPYKQSERTSIYEEHLQRLKDKGMVYSCYCTEEELELERKRQLGRGHMPKYGGKCKKLTAEERKKLDAEGKPSVLRFIVPPGEILVQDEVRGEVRFPDDQIGDFVLTRSDKSPTYNFTVVVDDALMKVTHVVRGEDHLSNTPKQILLYQALGYVPPKFAHLSIIKGPDGQKLSKRHGETSVESYKAKGYRPDAFLNYLALLGWAPKSGEILTLDQMAAEFDLTHVGKSGAIFDQQKLHWMGQQYLNHVPLDDLTRSLLPYLTDAQYITRDQARTKFDWLKGVVDTVRKGLGCLSDIVKETFFFFSDELSYSHEQTEEMKAQKPLLEAYHQAFAAISDFNGDNFGKAVKEVGAKSGVKGKALYHPLRLALTGREDGPELVKIGPLLGKDEVLKRLRVWTGEKVG
- the ispF gene encoding 2-C-methyl-D-erythritol 2,4-cyclodiphosphate synthase yields the protein MRVGIGYDAHRFVEGRSLVLGGVTIPFEKGLLGHSDADALCHAACDAILGAAALGDMGKYFPDSDPKWKGMDSLVFVRESARLAKEKGWSVGNLDATLVCQKPKMAPYLAEMAGKLSQALGVGPDRVSVKAKTTEGMGFEGREEGLSVQAVVLLKKEGN